One Streptomyces sp. CNQ-509 DNA window includes the following coding sequences:
- a CDS encoding amidohydrolase family protein: MPYVSRRTAVTATTWLAAVVVLGPTAGSAASAAGEDCFDRRTQPYTSVVDGHLHFRPFGGEAVPFREVVGYLKRTGVRHAGVFGIGQKLPVDSPCTYYLDCPGTPVLPSIKNDFVNAENVVEHKQEDVDLALSMTYPDLAHPETVVGGMRQLDREFPGMFQWMGEVNLIKQALLPNKHEPADEADITGWAPFMAELRRRDMPITIHSDLGNDRDPTRYLHLMERVLRLYPHNKIVWAHMGLSKELSAMDPDEHVALMARLLERHPNLTLDLSWRVLEDMYFGKPGVRAKYAALFDAYPEQAIPGTDFVASRDKSFGVYKEELEVTSRINKAMGDEAFRRIALGQNYFDLLGIKERAPEICEA; encoded by the coding sequence GTGCCGTACGTGAGTCGCAGGACCGCCGTCACCGCCACGACCTGGCTCGCCGCCGTCGTCGTCCTCGGGCCCACCGCCGGGTCCGCCGCCTCCGCGGCCGGGGAGGACTGCTTCGACCGCCGCACCCAGCCGTACACCTCGGTCGTCGACGGGCACCTGCACTTCCGGCCCTTCGGCGGCGAGGCCGTCCCGTTCCGCGAGGTGGTCGGCTACCTCAAGCGCACCGGCGTACGGCACGCCGGCGTCTTCGGCATCGGGCAGAAGCTGCCGGTGGACTCCCCCTGCACCTACTACCTGGACTGCCCCGGCACGCCCGTGCTCCCCAGCATCAAGAACGACTTCGTCAACGCCGAGAACGTCGTCGAGCACAAGCAGGAGGACGTCGACCTGGCCCTGTCCATGACGTACCCGGACCTCGCCCACCCGGAGACCGTCGTGGGCGGGATGCGGCAGCTCGACAGGGAGTTCCCGGGGATGTTCCAGTGGATGGGCGAGGTCAACCTCATCAAGCAGGCCCTGCTGCCCAACAAGCACGAGCCCGCGGACGAGGCGGACATCACCGGCTGGGCGCCGTTCATGGCCGAGCTGCGCCGCCGCGACATGCCGATCACCATCCACTCCGACCTCGGCAACGACCGGGACCCGACGCGGTATCTGCACCTGATGGAGCGCGTGCTGCGGCTCTATCCGCACAACAAGATCGTCTGGGCGCACATGGGGCTCTCCAAGGAGCTGTCGGCCATGGACCCGGACGAGCACGTCGCCCTCATGGCGCGGCTCCTGGAGCGCCACCCGAACCTCACGCTCGACCTGAGCTGGCGGGTGCTGGAGGACATGTACTTCGGCAAGCCGGGGGTGCGGGCGAAGTACGCCGCGCTCTTCGACGCGTATCCGGAGCAGGCGATCCCGGGGACGGACTTCGTCGCGTCGCGGGACAAGAGCTTCGGGGTCTACAAGGAGGAGCTGGAGGTGACCAGCCGGATCAACAAGGCGATGGGCGACGAGGCGTTCCGGCGGATCGCGCTCGGGCAGAACTACTTCGACCTGCTGGGGATCAAGGAGCGCGCGCCGGAGATCTGCGAGGCGTAG
- a CDS encoding MDR family MFS transporter, whose amino-acid sequence MRVAIAKRFSADEAAEGRTPTVVRLLVLATFVVILNETIMINAIPRLMESMDVTEQAAQWVSTAFMLTMATVIPVTGWFLQRVTTRRAYAVAMSTFLAGTVVSAVAPTFAVLLAGRIVQAAGTAVMMPLLMTTLMAVVPSEHLGKVMGHVTLAMSTAPALGPTVSGVILQAGSWRLLFVVVLPIAALVTVFGLRKLENIGEPQVSSIDWVSVGVATLGFGGLVYGLSLIGEHDRRSTGIGIAVAGLVAVGLFAFRQLRLQRKGTPLMDLRTLRYGAFTRSLAVMSVGFLAMMGSMILLPLYLQNVRGLSPLETGLLVMPGGLAMGLLGPTVGKVFDRFGSRGLVVPGSAGIAAALFGYSQISMTTPYGLILALHVILMISLAATFTPVFTLGMGALPPHLYSYGSSILGTLQQVAAAFGTALVVTVMSSRATSLVDAGMAPVPAQVSGMKLAFGVAAALAVAMIALAATLPRRVETPSEDDAAPGTEPEKAPAPDDRVPA is encoded by the coding sequence ATGCGAGTGGCGATAGCGAAACGTTTCTCCGCAGACGAAGCGGCGGAAGGCCGGACGCCGACCGTGGTGCGGCTGCTGGTGCTGGCGACGTTCGTGGTGATCCTCAACGAGACCATCATGATCAACGCGATCCCGCGGCTGATGGAGTCCATGGACGTCACCGAGCAGGCGGCGCAGTGGGTGTCCACCGCGTTCATGCTCACCATGGCCACCGTGATCCCCGTCACGGGCTGGTTCCTCCAGCGGGTCACCACCCGGCGCGCGTACGCCGTCGCCATGAGCACGTTCCTCGCCGGCACCGTCGTGTCGGCCGTCGCCCCGACCTTCGCCGTGCTGCTGGCCGGCCGGATCGTGCAGGCCGCCGGGACCGCCGTGATGATGCCGCTGCTCATGACCACCCTGATGGCGGTGGTGCCCTCGGAGCACCTCGGCAAGGTGATGGGCCACGTCACCCTGGCGATGTCCACCGCCCCCGCGCTGGGCCCGACCGTGTCCGGGGTGATCCTCCAGGCCGGCTCGTGGCGGCTGCTGTTCGTCGTGGTGCTGCCGATCGCCGCGCTGGTGACCGTCTTCGGGCTGCGCAAGCTGGAGAACATCGGCGAGCCGCAGGTCAGCTCCATCGACTGGGTCAGCGTCGGAGTGGCGACCCTCGGCTTCGGCGGCCTGGTGTACGGGCTGAGCCTCATCGGCGAGCACGACCGCAGGAGCACCGGCATCGGCATCGCCGTGGCCGGCCTCGTGGCCGTCGGCCTCTTCGCCTTCCGCCAGCTCCGGCTCCAGCGCAAGGGCACCCCGCTGATGGACCTGCGGACCCTGCGGTACGGGGCCTTCACCCGGTCGCTGGCCGTCATGTCCGTCGGCTTCCTGGCGATGATGGGGTCGATGATCCTGCTCCCCCTGTACCTGCAGAACGTCCGCGGCCTCAGCCCGCTGGAGACCGGCCTGCTGGTCATGCCGGGCGGTCTGGCGATGGGTCTGCTGGGCCCGACGGTGGGCAAGGTGTTCGACCGCTTCGGCAGCCGCGGTCTGGTGGTGCCGGGCTCGGCCGGCATCGCGGCGGCCCTCTTCGGCTACAGCCAGATCTCCATGACGACGCCGTACGGGCTCATCCTCGCGCTGCACGTGATCCTCATGATCAGCCTGGCGGCGACCTTCACCCCGGTCTTCACCCTCGGCATGGGCGCGCTGCCCCCGCACCTCTACTCCTACGGCAGCTCCATCCTCGGCACCCTCCAGCAGGTCGCGGCGGCCTTCGGGACGGCGCTGGTCGTGACGGTGATGTCGTCCCGCGCCACGAGCCTGGTGGACGCCGGCATGGCCCCGGTCCCCGCCCAGGTCAGCGGCATGAAGCTGGCCTTCGGCGTGGCGGCGGCCCTGGCTGTGGCGATGATCGCCCTGGCCGCGACCCTCCCGCGCCGGGTGGAGACCCCGTCCGAGGACGACGCCGCCCCCGGCACCGAGCCGGAGAAGGCCCCCGCCCCGGACGACCGGGTCCCCGCCTGA
- a CDS encoding FMN-dependent NADH-azoreductase, with product MKLFRIDASILPGSSASAEIADTVQAEWARTHPGTPVERRHLGTAPLPADAWALATTAGFTPAPERTPAQLQAMELAAALAAELDRADAVLLAVPLYNYGVSQHFKVWADLVINAAGPTTPVLKEKPTVLVTSKGGGYQPGAPRAGWDHSTPYLRRVLVDLWQADLTVIERELTLAASTPGMEALREEAARVHEEALQAARGAGRVLADAAARA from the coding sequence ATGAAGCTCTTCCGCATCGACGCCAGCATCCTCCCCGGCTCCTCCGCCTCGGCCGAGATAGCCGACACCGTCCAGGCCGAATGGGCCCGCACCCACCCCGGCACCCCGGTGGAGCGCCGCCACCTCGGCACCGCCCCGCTCCCCGCCGACGCCTGGGCGCTGGCGACCACCGCCGGCTTCACCCCCGCCCCCGAGCGCACCCCCGCGCAGCTCCAGGCCATGGAGCTGGCCGCCGCGCTCGCCGCGGAGCTGGACCGCGCCGACGCCGTCCTGCTCGCCGTCCCGCTCTACAACTACGGCGTCTCCCAGCACTTCAAGGTCTGGGCCGACCTGGTCATCAACGCCGCCGGGCCCACCACCCCCGTGCTCAAGGAGAAGCCCACCGTGCTGGTCACCAGCAAGGGCGGCGGCTACCAGCCGGGCGCGCCCCGGGCGGGCTGGGACCACTCGACCCCGTATCTGCGGCGGGTCCTGGTCGACCTGTGGCAGGCCGATCTCACCGTGATCGAGCGCGAGTTGACGCTGGCGGCCAGCACCCCCGGCATGGAGGCGCTGCGCGAGGAGGCCGCGCGGGTGCACGAGGAGGCGCTTCAGGCCGCGCGGGGCGCGGGGCGGGTCCTGGCGGACGCGGCGGCGCGCGCGTGA
- a CDS encoding ABC transporter ATP-binding protein — protein MATVSFDKATRVYPGSEKPAVSELEISIADGEFLVLVGPSGCGKSTSLRMLAGLEDVNSGTIHIGDRDVTHLPPKDRDIAMVFQNYALYPHMTVADNMGFALKIAGVPKTEIRQKVEDAAKILDLTEYLGRKPKALSGGQRQRVAMGRAIVREPQVFLMDEPLSNLDAKLRVQTRTQIAGLQRRLGVTTVYVTHDQVEAMTMGDRVAVLKDGLLQQVATPREMYDKPENLFVAGFIGSPAMNLVEVPITDGGVKFGNSVVPVSREALAAASDKGDRTVTVGVRPEHFDIANGDTPADKTLSKEKDGAPAGLPVTVNVVEELGADAYVYGSANVGGEDKDLVVRVSGRAVPEKGSTLHIVPRSGETHVFSTSTGERLSD, from the coding sequence ATGGCAACGGTTTCGTTCGACAAGGCCACCCGGGTCTACCCGGGCTCGGAAAAGCCCGCGGTCAGCGAGCTGGAGATCTCCATCGCGGACGGCGAGTTCCTCGTCCTGGTCGGCCCGTCCGGCTGCGGCAAGTCCACCTCCCTGCGGATGCTCGCGGGCCTGGAGGACGTGAACTCCGGCACCATCCACATCGGCGACCGCGACGTCACCCACCTGCCCCCGAAGGACCGGGACATCGCCATGGTGTTCCAGAACTACGCGCTCTACCCGCATATGACCGTCGCCGACAACATGGGCTTCGCGCTCAAGATCGCCGGCGTGCCGAAGACCGAGATCCGGCAGAAGGTCGAGGACGCCGCCAAGATCCTCGACCTCACCGAGTACCTCGGCCGCAAGCCGAAGGCGCTCTCCGGTGGTCAGCGGCAGCGTGTCGCGATGGGCCGCGCGATCGTCCGCGAGCCGCAGGTGTTCCTCATGGACGAGCCGCTGTCGAACCTCGACGCCAAGCTCCGCGTCCAGACCCGTACGCAGATCGCCGGCCTGCAGCGCCGCCTCGGCGTCACCACCGTGTACGTCACCCACGACCAGGTCGAGGCCATGACCATGGGCGACCGGGTCGCGGTGCTCAAGGACGGCCTGCTCCAGCAGGTCGCCACGCCGCGGGAGATGTACGACAAGCCGGAGAACCTGTTCGTCGCCGGCTTCATCGGCTCCCCCGCGATGAACCTCGTCGAGGTGCCGATCACCGACGGCGGCGTCAAGTTCGGCAACAGCGTCGTGCCCGTCAGCCGCGAGGCCCTGGCCGCCGCCTCCGACAAGGGCGACCGCACGGTCACCGTCGGCGTCCGTCCCGAGCACTTCGACATCGCCAACGGCGACACGCCCGCGGACAAGACCCTGTCGAAGGAGAAGGACGGCGCCCCCGCCGGTCTGCCGGTCACGGTGAACGTCGTCGAGGAGCTGGGCGCCGACGCCTACGTCTACGGTTCCGCGAACGTCGGCGGCGAGGACAAGGACCTGGTCGTCCGCGTCTCCGGCCGCGCCGTGCCGGAGAAGGGCTCCACGCTCCACATCGTCCCGCGCTCCGGCGAGACGCACGTGTTCTCCACCTCCACCGGCGAGCGCCTCAGCGACTGA
- a CDS encoding Uma2 family endonuclease, whose product MSVAPKKPVHTTPAWPMPPSGGYTADDLDTLPDLPPHTELIDGSLVFTTPQTIFHSVTIRMLENSLLRTVPDDLAVLREMTVVISRQQRPEPDLVVVRRDAATTLAQTSFQAQDVLLAVEVVSPESVDRDRETKPLKYAKAGIQHFWRVERKREQAVVHVYQLDDATRSYMLTGIHTDRLKLSLPYEIDIDLTLSY is encoded by the coding sequence ATGAGCGTGGCACCGAAGAAGCCGGTGCACACGACCCCGGCATGGCCGATGCCGCCTTCCGGCGGCTATACGGCCGACGACCTGGACACGCTCCCCGACCTGCCTCCGCACACGGAGCTGATCGACGGGAGCCTCGTTTTCACGACGCCGCAGACCATTTTCCACAGCGTGACCATTCGCATGCTGGAGAACAGTCTCCTGCGTACAGTCCCGGACGACCTGGCGGTGCTACGCGAGATGACGGTCGTGATCAGCCGGCAGCAGCGGCCCGAGCCCGACCTCGTCGTGGTCCGGAGGGACGCGGCGACGACACTTGCGCAGACCAGTTTCCAGGCCCAGGACGTGCTCCTCGCCGTCGAGGTCGTCTCGCCCGAATCCGTCGACCGGGACCGGGAGACCAAGCCGCTGAAGTACGCGAAGGCGGGCATTCAGCACTTCTGGCGGGTCGAGAGAAAGCGCGAGCAAGCAGTCGTGCACGTTTACCAGTTGGACGATGCCACCCGGAGCTACATGCTCACGGGAATTCACACGGACCGGCTGAAGCTCTCGCTCCCGTACGAGATCGACATCGACCTCACCCTCAGCTACTGA
- a CDS encoding DoxX family membrane protein: MVRVPSAPTRINVDNPSFRVRLGPSSRRTLAAAGAPLYGGGGYEPALVGAGVGAGAVGAGTVGAGGAGRRRVPVVWTGRVDDTAAGRLLQAIPRGDAGPYPAGGADAAPTQFLPRYDGVTQVLPPMDDATHRLPRIDASGMPPGAAADATQVLPRIPAPSGPYATGHPGAYGPGDGPYDDGQGDYDAPYDLDAGPGGAGAGPGDGRRTQRHGADPVRHAYYPGRRMNLGVVLLPLRIVLGLVSLYAGMGKLSDPLFFDGGEHGSMRSWLERMDPWFIARPLYDFGLAHPVGTGLTVAFLQIIVGVLTICGLWQRLAAAIGGLLALGLLVTVAWQTSSAYDATDALFLAAWSPLVIAGAPVYSLDARLAGEAWRTLGPRSELWELRRRVLRRGTVLATVIVGLALLVGSMLGAAVRSSSTVRVPGPDEPPVNHLPGTPLPATPGGKARGGDAGSATPSRDGSAEPGGEASSPGAAGEPGTEEAGPATESGSVPPEQRQPAAPPASQQAPPPSAENPAPPPSRTGSGADSGTAPAPGAGAPESGADGEGSTGGGGSPGGGSTGGGGEEKPKGLVGGLLG; encoded by the coding sequence ATGGTGCGGGTGCCGAGCGCGCCCACCCGGATCAACGTCGACAACCCCAGTTTCCGGGTCCGGCTCGGGCCCTCGTCCCGCCGCACGCTCGCCGCGGCGGGCGCGCCGCTGTACGGGGGCGGCGGGTACGAGCCCGCCCTCGTCGGCGCGGGCGTGGGCGCCGGGGCGGTGGGCGCCGGGACCGTCGGCGCCGGCGGGGCCGGGCGGCGGCGGGTGCCCGTGGTGTGGACCGGGCGCGTGGACGACACCGCCGCCGGGCGGCTGCTCCAGGCCATCCCCCGGGGCGACGCGGGACCGTACCCCGCGGGCGGCGCCGACGCGGCGCCGACGCAGTTCCTGCCCCGCTACGACGGCGTCACGCAGGTGCTCCCGCCCATGGACGACGCCACCCACCGGCTGCCCCGCATCGACGCCTCCGGCATGCCGCCGGGGGCGGCCGCCGACGCGACGCAGGTGCTCCCGCGCATCCCGGCGCCCTCCGGCCCGTACGCGACCGGCCACCCCGGGGCGTACGGCCCCGGGGACGGCCCGTACGACGACGGGCAGGGCGACTACGACGCGCCGTACGACCTCGACGCCGGGCCGGGCGGAGCCGGAGCCGGGCCCGGGGACGGCCGCCGCACCCAGCGCCACGGCGCCGACCCCGTGCGGCACGCCTACTACCCCGGGCGCCGGATGAACCTCGGCGTCGTCCTGCTGCCCCTGCGCATCGTCCTCGGCCTCGTCTCCCTCTACGCCGGCATGGGCAAGCTCAGCGACCCGCTCTTCTTCGACGGCGGCGAGCACGGCTCGATGCGGAGCTGGCTGGAGCGGATGGACCCGTGGTTCATCGCCAGGCCGCTCTACGACTTCGGGCTCGCGCACCCCGTCGGCACCGGGCTGACGGTGGCGTTCCTGCAGATCATCGTCGGGGTGCTGACGATCTGCGGGCTGTGGCAGCGGCTCGCGGCGGCCATCGGCGGGCTGCTCGCGCTCGGGCTGCTGGTGACGGTGGCGTGGCAGACGTCCTCCGCGTACGACGCGACGGACGCCCTCTTCCTCGCCGCCTGGTCCCCGCTCGTGATCGCGGGCGCACCCGTGTACTCCCTCGACGCCCGGCTCGCGGGCGAGGCGTGGCGGACGCTGGGGCCGCGCTCGGAGCTGTGGGAGCTGCGCCGCCGGGTGCTGCGCCGCGGGACGGTGCTGGCCACGGTGATCGTCGGGCTCGCGCTGCTGGTCGGGTCGATGCTGGGGGCGGCGGTGCGGTCGTCGAGCACGGTACGGGTACCGGGTCCCGATGAGCCGCCGGTCAACCACCTGCCGGGCACCCCGCTGCCCGCCACGCCGGGCGGCAAGGCCCGGGGCGGCGACGCGGGTTCCGCGACCCCGTCGCGGGACGGCTCCGCGGAGCCGGGCGGCGAGGCGTCCTCCCCCGGTGCGGCGGGCGAGCCGGGTACGGAGGAGGCGGGCCCGGCGACGGAGTCGGGCAGCGTTCCCCCGGAGCAGCGGCAGCCGGCGGCGCCCCCGGCGTCGCAGCAGGCGCCGCCCCCGTCCGCCGAGAACCCGGCGCCGCCGCCCTCCCGCACGGGTTCCGGCGCGGACTCCGGCACCGCCCCGGCGCCGGGCGCGGGCGCGCCGGAGTCGGGCGCCGACGGCGAGGGGAGCACGGGCGGCGGCGGCTCGCCGGGCGGCGGGTCGACGGGCGGCGGCGGTGAGGAGAAGCCGAAGGGCCTGGTCGGCGGACTGCTGGGCTAG
- a CDS encoding zinc ribbon domain-containing protein has translation MSRFRLGPTRAQEVLLTEHCRHARSVWNLAVEQHSWWTPRRGPAPGFAAQARQLTEAGAASPWLAAGSQMVQQQALRDFAQAMTDSFAGTHGRPTWRKAGVHQGFRIVAVQPRDVRRLSRRVGAVRVPENRESQATFACRRCGHRGHADVNAAVNIRHAAVDTGTAAGRAVVLRGEGTTRGAGPVSREPQRDLLLSG, from the coding sequence ATGTCACGGTTCCGGCTTGGTCCGACGCGTGCGCAGGAGGTGCTGCTCACCGAGCACTGCCGGCATGCGCGATCCGTCTGGAACCTGGCCGTGGAGCAGCACTCCTGGTGGACGCCCCGGAGGGGACCGGCGCCCGGATTCGCGGCGCAGGCACGGCAGTTGACCGAGGCGGGGGCAGCGAGTCCGTGGCTGGCGGCCGGGTCGCAGATGGTGCAGCAGCAGGCGCTGCGGGACTTCGCGCAGGCGATGACCGACTCCTTCGCCGGTACGCATGGCAGGCCGACCTGGCGCAAGGCAGGGGTGCACCAGGGGTTTCGGATCGTCGCGGTCCAGCCCCGGGACGTGCGCAGACTGTCGCGCAGGGTGGGCGCGGTGCGGGTCCCGGAGAATCGCGAGAGCCAAGCGACCTTCGCCTGCCGCCGATGCGGGCATCGCGGCCATGCCGACGTCAACGCCGCGGTCAACATCCGTCATGCCGCGGTCGACACCGGCACAGCCGCCGGGCGGGCGGTGGTGCTGCGCGGGGAGGGTACTACCCGGGGAGCCGGGCCTGTGAGCCGCGAACCTCAACGCGATCTCCTCCTTTCCGGGTGA
- a CDS encoding 6-phospho-beta-glucosidase produces MRLTVLGGGGFRVPLVFRALLEDSGDESGRCTEFVLYDTEPRRLEAIGAVLAQHAADGEARGARPPAVRTTTDLDDALRDTDFVFSAIRAGGLEGRSRDERAALTEGLLGQETVGAGGVLYGLRSVPAAMHIAERVAAVAPNAWVINFTNPAGMVTEAMQRLLGDRVIGICDSPVGMARRAARALGVDPDRTELDYVGLNHLGWLRRILVDGEDRLPALLADPATLESFEEGKLFGAEWLQALGSLPNEYLHYYYFNREAIAALRDAPATRGEFLREQQAAFYAAAAADPGEAAAVWECTRKEREATYMAESRESTGGWQRDTCDLDGGGYDRVALALMRAISRDEHATLILNVPNRTTIPGLDAEAVIEVPCRVDAQGAHPFPTRPAAADQLGLMLTLKDVERATIAAADTGSRAKALRAVALHPLVDSVNAADRILASRGI; encoded by the coding sequence ATGAGGCTGACAGTGCTGGGCGGTGGCGGGTTCCGCGTGCCGCTGGTGTTCCGGGCCCTGCTCGAAGACAGCGGTGACGAGTCGGGGCGGTGCACCGAGTTCGTCCTGTACGACACGGAGCCGCGGCGCCTGGAAGCCATCGGCGCCGTCCTCGCGCAGCACGCGGCGGACGGGGAGGCCAGAGGCGCCCGGCCGCCGGCGGTCCGTACCACCACCGATCTCGACGACGCCCTGCGCGACACGGACTTCGTCTTCTCCGCCATCCGCGCCGGCGGCCTTGAGGGCCGCAGCCGTGACGAACGCGCCGCGCTCACCGAGGGGTTGCTCGGCCAGGAGACCGTCGGCGCCGGCGGCGTCCTGTACGGGCTGCGCTCCGTACCCGCCGCCATGCACATCGCCGAGCGGGTCGCGGCCGTCGCCCCGAACGCCTGGGTCATCAACTTCACCAACCCCGCGGGCATGGTCACCGAGGCCATGCAGCGCCTCCTCGGCGACCGCGTCATCGGCATCTGCGACTCCCCCGTCGGCATGGCCCGCCGCGCCGCCCGCGCCCTGGGCGTCGACCCGGATCGCACCGAGCTCGACTACGTGGGCCTCAACCACCTCGGCTGGCTGCGCCGCATCCTCGTCGACGGCGAGGACCGCCTCCCGGCGCTGCTCGCCGACCCGGCCACGCTGGAGTCCTTCGAGGAGGGCAAGCTCTTCGGCGCCGAGTGGCTGCAGGCGCTGGGCTCGCTGCCCAACGAGTACCTGCACTACTACTACTTCAACCGCGAGGCCATCGCCGCCCTGCGCGACGCGCCCGCGACCCGCGGCGAGTTCCTGCGCGAGCAGCAGGCGGCGTTCTACGCCGCGGCGGCCGCCGACCCGGGCGAGGCGGCGGCGGTGTGGGAGTGCACGCGCAAGGAGCGCGAGGCGACGTACATGGCGGAGAGCCGGGAGAGCACCGGCGGCTGGCAGCGCGACACGTGCGACCTCGACGGCGGCGGCTACGACCGGGTCGCGCTGGCCCTGATGCGCGCCATCTCCCGCGACGAGCACGCCACCCTGATCCTCAACGTCCCCAACCGCACCACGATCCCGGGTCTGGACGCGGAGGCGGTCATCGAGGTCCCCTGCCGCGTGGACGCCCAGGGCGCCCACCCGTTCCCGACGCGCCCGGCGGCGGCGGACCAGTTGGGCCTCATGCTGACGCTGAAGGACGTGGAGCGCGCCACGATCGCGGCGGCGGACACGGGCAGCCGCGCGAAGGCCCTCCGGGCGGTGGCCCTGCACCCCCTGGTCGACTCGGTGAACGCGGCCGACCGCATCCTGGCGTCCCGCGGCATCTGA
- a CDS encoding TetR/AcrR family transcriptional regulator yields MATVDGDLIPLGRPRAERADAARNRRLLLDTARRMIAEEGAENVTMDGLAERAGVGKGTVYRRFRTRAGIFVALLDEEERGFQQRVLSGPPPLGPGGDPVDRLIAYGQGRITFLIDHHAVARAALGKNRPVPVALPGLTQVHIRLLLERSGVAADHLDALTLQLTGALEGPVLLYVATPAPEEGEATRYLGALAEGWKVLVTRVCRPWAEPTRSGPAGQ; encoded by the coding sequence GTGGCGACCGTGGACGGTGACCTGATCCCCCTGGGGCGACCCCGCGCGGAGCGTGCGGACGCGGCACGAAACCGCAGGCTGCTGCTGGATACGGCCCGCCGGATGATCGCCGAGGAGGGCGCCGAGAACGTGACGATGGACGGCCTCGCGGAGCGGGCCGGGGTGGGGAAGGGCACGGTCTACCGCCGCTTCCGTACGCGGGCGGGGATCTTCGTCGCGCTCCTGGACGAGGAGGAACGCGGCTTCCAGCAGCGCGTGCTCTCCGGCCCGCCGCCGCTGGGCCCGGGGGGCGATCCGGTGGACCGGCTGATCGCGTACGGCCAGGGCCGCATCACGTTCCTGATCGACCACCACGCGGTGGCGCGCGCGGCGCTGGGCAAGAACCGGCCCGTACCGGTGGCGCTGCCGGGGCTGACGCAGGTACACATCCGCCTGCTGCTGGAACGGTCAGGCGTGGCCGCGGACCACCTCGACGCCCTGACCCTGCAACTCACCGGGGCATTGGAGGGCCCGGTGCTGCTCTACGTCGCGACGCCCGCCCCGGAGGAGGGGGAGGCCACGCGCTACCTCGGGGCGCTGGCGGAGGGCTGGAAAGTCCTGGTCACGCGGGTCTGCCGCCCCTGGGCGGAGCCGACCCGCAGCGGCCCGGCCGGTCAGTAG
- a CDS encoding nucleotidyltransferase family protein, whose product MTAAAALPTQAVVLAGGQGSRLRPYTDDRPKPMVEIPGTGVPIIGHQLAWLAAEGVTDAVVSCGHLAEVLMDWLDASELPLKVTCVVEKEPLGRGGGLKFAAESLPRPDEPWYATNGDIWTRFSLAAMAAFHQERGADATLALARPHMPWGAVETDQFGHVIDFIEAPPSPYLINAGVYVFSAAFRDLLPERGDHERTTFPRLARERRLAGFPLPQGAYWRAIDTAKDLTEAARELRRG is encoded by the coding sequence ATGACCGCAGCCGCAGCACTACCCACTCAAGCCGTGGTCCTTGCCGGGGGGCAGGGGTCACGGCTTCGTCCGTACACCGACGACCGCCCCAAGCCGATGGTCGAGATCCCCGGCACCGGCGTGCCCATCATCGGGCACCAACTGGCGTGGCTGGCGGCCGAGGGCGTCACCGACGCGGTGGTGTCCTGCGGGCATCTCGCCGAGGTGCTGATGGACTGGCTGGACGCCTCGGAGCTGCCGCTGAAGGTGACCTGCGTGGTCGAGAAGGAGCCGCTGGGGCGGGGCGGCGGGCTGAAGTTCGCGGCGGAGTCGCTGCCGCGGCCCGACGAGCCGTGGTACGCGACGAACGGCGACATCTGGACCCGGTTCTCGCTGGCCGCGATGGCCGCGTTCCACCAGGAGCGGGGCGCGGACGCCACGCTGGCGCTGGCGCGGCCGCACATGCCGTGGGGCGCGGTGGAGACGGACCAGTTCGGGCACGTCATCGACTTCATCGAGGCGCCGCCGTCGCCGTATCTCATCAACGCGGGGGTGTACGTCTTCTCCGCCGCCTTCCGCGACCTGCTGCCGGAGCGCGGCGACCACGAGCGCACGACCTTCCCGCGGCTGGCGCGGGAGCGCCGGCTGGCGGGCTTCCCGCTGCCGCAGGGGGCGTACTGGCGGGCCATCGACACGGCGAAGGACCTGACGGAGGCGGCGAGGGAACTGCGCCGGGGATAG